Within the Miscanthus floridulus cultivar M001 chromosome 2, ASM1932011v1, whole genome shotgun sequence genome, the region tatatatatatatatatatatatacacacacacgatCCATGTGACACATAAATAAATGTCGTCCTGCCTGTCCTTCCTTTACTCCTAAGCAATTAGGAGTAAAGGAAGGACAGGCAGGACGACATTTATTTATGTGTCACATGGATCGAGCTCGAGGAGGACAAAATGGAaggtttatatatatatagtattataTTATCTGACTTGCATGTCAATCGCCAGCTAAGAAATTGGAGGGATCTCTTCTTGTTGCCGAAGCCGAGAGAAATGGAACGTCTGTCTTACTGTCTGCGTTGCGCTTGGACGATGGAATCGGAATCGCAGCTTTTATAAATCCAAAGGGCATCTGTTCCAAAGGAACAACCGCACAGGCTGTCCACCTCGTCGCAGCTGGAGCCTGGAGACGGACAGATGGAATTTGTTTGTGGTTTGCGAGCTGCTATCTGCTGATGCTTATGCATCGGCAATTCGTTCGGCATCGATCAATCATATATTCCTGCGTGATATTCATAATATTTTCTACCCGGACCCGGAGATTGCTTAGTGCTGAATTAACTTATGCTAATAAGCAGGGAAAAGGGAAATGTTTTAGGCCGCGTTTAGAAGCCAAAATTTTTTGGTTTTGGTTACTGTAGCCcgtttgtttgtatttggcaattagtgtctaattatggactaattaggttcgaaagttttgtctcgcgatttctcacccaactgtgcaattagtttttttttcgtctacatttagtactccatgcatgtgccgcaagattcgatgtgatgggtactgcgcaaaattttttggaaactaaataGGGCCTTAGCCATAAACGACAGCTGCTGAAACTGCTTTGAGACTTTCAGCTTTCAGGGTGGAAAACGATGGGGTTCAGCAGCTCTCGGATTGAGTTGAACCCCCGGGGGTTATGTGCAAATCCCGTTTCCCCAAGACTTTCTGCGTCCGTTAAAAAACCGTCGTGGCCTTGGGTCTCCTGCCGTCCTGCGGCGTGGGAAATGTCAACGGAACAGGCGGCCGGCAGACACTTAttattggtttctgggctgataagttcgGCTGGTGTTAgtatattgtgagagaaaaacatggttgactgactgataagccctgactgaaaccaacaggTGAATAGGCTGACCATCTCGGCCGCGGCCGCGGGCGCTTTCCTCGTTCCCCGGTGCCGGTGCCCACCATCGTGCAATCATGTTCGCGTCAAACGATGCGGCAAAAACAACGCAGCGCACACGGCTGCGGGCATCCAGCACGGCCCACAGCTCACGGCCACGCACACTTCTTTTCAGcgcttagactatctccaacaaagAACTCATATGGGCACCCAAACAAAAAATGGGTAGCAAGAGATTCAAAATTAGCcttcaacagagtacctatacgggagacctattttgggttgtctgagaggcacaatCCAAATATGGGCATCCTCTCTTTTGGAAACTCATTTACAGAAAGAATTCTCTTTTGCGTcttgttgttgaagaagatgCCGAATAAGTATTGAatcttttgcctgtagcgctatcgtaaacgatcgtaaatttccagccgggaacagtgtttttctctcacaccaaaccaaccagcagtaaataatacacgatacgatacggcctcctgaACAGGCCGTAAACCTCCGGCAGGCAACTTGCAACGCCACGTGCCCCCAAGTCGCTGGGCCCCCAACCCACAAAGTAGCTTTTACTACACATACATACACCGTATATAGCTACAGTATAAGAAATAACATATATACTTTCTTATAAAAAATACTATATATACTCTTGTTTTTATAATATACTTTGATATCATAAACATTGTCAATATTAGACTAAGCCATATTTAAAATGTACCTTGACTTTAGCATAAAGcttccgttcgcttgtcttaaaaatggcttgttcggcttcttttttctgtcggaacagtgtttttctctcacaacaattcagccgaaacaatgtttttcagccagtttcagcaagtttcagaccagcgaacggggccaaagttAGAGTAATCCATGTGGCGAGAAATGGGGAAATTAAACCACACGAGACGAAATTGACAGCGTAGAAAAAGGCGGCAGTGGGCTCCACCGCGGAATTTAACGTCAAGGGTCGAatggaataataataatataccaGGGGCAAAAAGAAAAAACACAGGGAGAAAACCCAAACGGAGACGACGAAGAACCACTACACTGCAGTCTGCAACGCCAACGGCAACGCCCTCCCCCGACCTAACGTTCACCTTTCCTATTTATTTCGGAGCTCCGCTCCTCTCTCCTCCCGTGCATCCGCCGCGggcctcccctcctcctcctcctcctcctcctttcccCCGAGAGAACCCGCCTCAAAGCTCAAATccactcccactcccactcccaccTCGCGGTCCCGCTGGCCTCGCCGCCGCCTGGCTTCTCTCAGTCTCAGTCCGACGCCTTCCACCGCCGAAACCGCGTTCCCTTGTCCGCTTCCTGACGTCTCAGACTCAGTCATCGATACTTACTTATCCCCCCCGAAACCCCAGGTTACGGCCGATCTCTCTCTGCGACCCTCGCCTCGCGCCGGCGAGCCGCTGATGGTGGCGAGGATGATGCGGTGGCCGCGGCCGCCGGCGGCGCGCAAGTTCCGCGCGCGGCTGGTGGTGCGGCGTGCGGAGGGgctgccgcctccgcctccgcctccgcctgcgACAGCGGCGGAGCCGGGCTCGCCGGAGCgcgaggcggcggcgggcgccGCGCCGCCGAGGGCCGCTGTCGTCGCGGCGGAGGTGAGGTGGAAGGGGCCCAGGGCCTCCGCGCTCGGCTCGCTGCGGCGTGCCGCAGTCAGGCGCAACCGCACGCGGGAGGACGCCGGGGCGGCGTGGGAGGAGGAGTTCGAGAGCGTCGTCACCCTCGCGGCCGCGTCGCAGCGGGAGGGCGCCGCGTTCCACCCGTGGGAGCTCGCCTTCTGCGTCTTCAGCGTGAGCGTCTCCTCCTCCTTGGATTCTCTTCTACTATCTGCTCCTATTGTTCATACTCTTCATAACAATGTAGCGAACTATACAGTGTGTATCACTAGATGATTTCGGTGTTCCCCTGTTGGTTATTTGCATCATCTCCCACTTGTTTTACGCTGTCCTGTAGAAAATTTTGTGTCCAGAATCAGGTTGGTTTACTTCTGCTCCACTTATGGTGTGTTTGGAAATGGGAAAGTGATCCGTAGTTTTTGGATTTTAGTTGGACTTCGACCTAAAATCCTAATGATTTGGGTTCCTATTCCGAGGTCCAAACAAGCACTACTTTTTTAAGTAACAAATTATGATCAGGGTATCCTGTTTGCCCATTTTGATTCTACTTTCCAGTTTTTGTTCTTATTTGCCCTTTTTGCTTCTGACACTGATGTGTCTGTAGCCCCACGTATCTATTCTGTTAAGTGATTAACGTTTTCTAATTGCTTAACCTTTCATGTGTTTGTGTGTAACGTAACAAGTGCTATGTGTTTTACTTCTCTTGTAAACTATAGTAGGAGAAATAATCCACTCACATTTCATTTCAATCAAAAGGAAAAAACATACGAGTTGTTTCTGATGTCATATGGTCCATGATTAGTCGTAGGGAAGAAATCTCTGTATCCATATTCCTGTTAATATGGAGCAAGTTTATCTTCCTGACAGTAACATGTTACCTTGTGATGACAAGCATTGAATAACAACGTACTATATGGACAAGATAGTTTCCTTGTCAAGGCAATCAGAACATTTTGTTTTATATGTTAGCTTTGGAGATATCATCCCTTGGCAACTTTGTGTATATTTCTTTTGAGCTGATTTCATCTTTGCAAGCAAGTCTGATCTTCCTTCTCCTTATTTCTTTGGTACAGGATATCAACAAAGGCCCAAAGAATAAACCATCAATTCTGGGAACTGCTTCTCTCAATCTAGCAGATTACGCATTGACGGCTGGAGAGACGATTGAGATAATTCTTCCATTGTCTGTACCTGGTGGTGCACCTGAACCAGCCCCATCCCTTCATGTGAGTATACGATGTGAACTAGAAGTTCCGGTTAACAGTTGTCCTTCAAATTTTGGGGGAAAAAAACTTCTACTTTAAATCACTATACCATGTGACCTTTGATCTTATTTTTGTGCAGCTCACTTTGAGTATGGTGGAACTAAGAGCTTTTCAAGAAACATCTGATGCATCACAGCGACCTGCTGCAACCTTGCCATTGTCCCCATCATCTGGTGATTCTCTTCCTGGAGGAAAAGATGAGGTTTCAGTTATTAAAGCAGGGCTGAGGAAGGTGAAAATTCTCACAGATCTGGTGTCAACGCGAAGGTCTAAGAAGACTTGCCAAGATGAGGAAGGCGGCGAAGATAAGTTCTGCGTTAACAGTGATGGTGCTGAATATCCATGTGATACTGAGTCCCTTGATGACGATCTGGATGACAGAGTACAGGAAGATGAATTTGGAGATTCAACTATCAGGAAGTCCTTCAGTTATGGCTCTCTGCAGTCTGTCAACTACGTTGGTGGCCTAGTTtatgcccatgcaaagattgatGGGGAGCATGAGGACTGGATATATTATAGTAACCGAAAATCTGATGTCGGTTTCCATGTAGAGAAAGTGTTGCCATCAACCACAGAGACAGGGTTGCTAACTGCTAAGCGCAGTATACTTCCTTGGAGAAAGAGGAAACTGAGTTTACGGTCACTGAAGGCTAAAGGCGAACCTCTGTTGAAAAAGGCATATGGGGAAGAGGGAGGTGATGATATTGACTATGATCGACGCTTGCTAACATCTTCTGATGAATCTGTTTCAGAGGTAAATCTTCCCTCCTATTTTTAGCATTATAAAACAAGTTAACAGCATATTTCACGAATTCACTTCAGCTTCTTTTAAGCAACGCATCTTTGGATTTCAGGGATCAAGAGGAGAAGATGGATCAGCAAACGGTATGGTGTCAGAATTTGGTGATGACAATTTTGTCATTGGAAATTGGGAGTTGAAGGAGATAATTAGCCGCGATGGCCATATGAAGCTTTCATCCCAGGTGTTCTTTGCATCAATAGACCAGAGAAGTGAGCGAGCAGCTGGGGAGAGCGCATGTACAGCACTTGTGGCTGTTATCGCAGACTGGTTCCAAGCAAATCAGAATATGATGCCTATCCAGTCACAGTTTGACAGCCTTATCCGTGAAGGATCACTAGAGTGGAGAAACCTTTGCGACAACGAGACATATAGAGAGCGTTTTCCTGACAAGCACTTTGATCTTGAAACTGTCCTTCATGCCAAGATTCGCCCGCTGACAGTTTCCCCCAGCAAATCTTTTATTGGATTCTTCCAGCCCGAAGGCGATGATGACATGAGTGGTTTTGACTTTCTTAATGGTGCCATGTCATTTGACAACATCTGGGATGAGATTGCCCAGGCAGCAGAGTTCTCATCTAGTGGTAGCCCTAACTTATACATAGTAAGTTGGAATGACCACTTTTTTCTACTCAAGGTTGAGCATGATGCATATTACATTATCGATACCCTTGGAGAAAGGCTCCATGAAGGGTGCAGCCAGGCGTACATTTTGAAGTTTGACAACAACACTACAATTCACAAGGTACATGGTGAAAAGAAGCCTTCTAGCCCCGACTCAAGT harbors:
- the LOC136522304 gene encoding uncharacterized protein; the protein is MVARMMRWPRPPAARKFRARLVVRRAEGLPPPPPPPPATAAEPGSPEREAAAGAAPPRAAVVAAEVRWKGPRASALGSLRRAAVRRNRTREDAGAAWEEEFESVVTLAAASQREGAAFHPWELAFCVFSDINKGPKNKPSILGTASLNLADYALTAGETIEIILPLSVPGGAPEPAPSLHLTLSMVELRAFQETSDASQRPAATLPLSPSSGDSLPGGKDEVSVIKAGLRKVKILTDLVSTRRSKKTCQDEEGGEDKFCVNSDGAEYPCDTESLDDDLDDRVQEDEFGDSTIRKSFSYGSLQSVNYVGGLVYAHAKIDGEHEDWIYYSNRKSDVGFHVEKVLPSTTETGLLTAKRSILPWRKRKLSLRSLKAKGEPLLKKAYGEEGGDDIDYDRRLLTSSDESVSEGSRGEDGSANGMVSEFGDDNFVIGNWELKEIISRDGHMKLSSQVFFASIDQRSERAAGESACTALVAVIADWFQANQNMMPIQSQFDSLIREGSLEWRNLCDNETYRERFPDKHFDLETVLHAKIRPLTVSPSKSFIGFFQPEGDDDMSGFDFLNGAMSFDNIWDEIAQAAEFSSSGSPNLYIVSWNDHFFLLKVEHDAYYIIDTLGERLHEGCSQAYILKFDNNTTIHKVHGEKKPSSPDSSGPLKDSSGSESSSTDQDSGNDTEEDVLVSTGKESCKEYIKSFLAAIPIRELQVDIKKGLMASTPLHHRLQIEFQYTQSSPKETASATQLLTMAAPFEFSWPEPPPTMEVALTPAVSVV